In Saccharicrinis fermentans DSM 9555 = JCM 21142, a genomic segment contains:
- a CDS encoding SDR family NAD(P)-dependent oxidoreductase, which translates to MQTIAFITGATSGIGEATAKMLAKQGYDIIITGRRAERLEHLKKNIEATFNNSVLSLCFDIRNEEETTQALASIPDAWKNIDILINNAGLAAGTEKIYEDAWDKWSQMIDTNVKGLLFLSKEIIKWMVKNQHGHIVNISSIAGINVYEGGSIYCASKHAVNAITKGMRVDLLKHNIRVTSISPGMVDTEFSLVRFDGDKEKAKNVYQGITPLSAIDIAEAIEFAVTRPPHVNINDILIMPSQQADAFNTYRK; encoded by the coding sequence ATGCAGACAATTGCGTTCATTACCGGAGCCACTTCCGGAATAGGAGAGGCAACAGCTAAGATGCTTGCCAAACAAGGCTATGATATCATTATTACAGGTAGAAGAGCCGAACGGCTAGAACATCTCAAGAAGAATATTGAAGCTACATTCAACAACTCAGTATTAAGTCTATGTTTTGACATTAGGAACGAAGAAGAAACAACCCAAGCCTTGGCCTCTATTCCGGATGCTTGGAAAAATATTGATATTTTAATAAACAATGCAGGTCTTGCTGCGGGAACCGAAAAAATATATGAAGATGCCTGGGACAAATGGTCACAGATGATTGACACCAATGTAAAAGGATTATTGTTCCTTTCGAAAGAAATTATAAAATGGATGGTCAAAAACCAACATGGCCATATCGTAAACATATCATCCATTGCAGGCATCAATGTTTACGAGGGTGGGAGCATATACTGCGCCTCTAAACATGCTGTGAATGCGATCACCAAGGGGATGCGTGTTGATCTTTTAAAACATAACATCAGAGTCACTTCCATCTCGCCGGGTATGGTAGACACGGAGTTCTCATTGGTTCGATTCGATGGCGATAAAGAAAAGGCTAAAAATGTTTACCAGGGAATCACCCCTTTATCCGCAATAGACATAGCCGAAGCTATTGAGTTTGCCGTAACCCGCCCACCGCATGTAAACATCAACGATATTTTAATTATGCCTAGCCAACAGGCTGATGCATTTAATACATACAGGAAATAG
- a CDS encoding DUF6588 family protein, with product MKKIYLLIMIALVSFNAMAQEDVVDFLKAGAHDANVLAKPYLKPFGEMLGKGMNNGWYNSAKPHKLFGFDLTVTASLIQAPSSAATFDIAKYEDNLQEFELKNPNNSISPTVSGDMENLPVLTDKATGLSEITMPNGTGMDFLPIPMVTAGVGLPMGFELKGRFIPEIDIEDAGKVGLWGLGVQKDIKDYIPGVKHIPILNVSALVAYTHFSSEIDIEDGGPDGKLEISAGGLSTRLIVGANLPVVAFYAGMGYGKSNSDFNLLGTYNVGDDIPVVLKDPIKLGYSTSSFDANVGMRIRLGVIALHADYTLGEYSAITAGFGLSFR from the coding sequence ATGAAAAAGATTTATTTATTGATAATGATTGCGTTGGTCTCGTTCAATGCGATGGCGCAGGAGGACGTGGTTGATTTTTTGAAGGCAGGTGCTCATGATGCCAATGTGTTGGCGAAACCGTATTTAAAGCCCTTTGGTGAAATGTTAGGAAAGGGTATGAACAATGGCTGGTATAATTCGGCTAAACCTCATAAATTGTTTGGCTTTGATCTGACTGTTACAGCTAGTTTAATACAAGCTCCTTCCAGTGCAGCCACCTTTGATATTGCTAAATATGAGGATAACTTACAAGAATTTGAACTGAAAAATCCTAATAATTCTATTTCTCCCACCGTATCTGGAGATATGGAGAATCTGCCTGTTTTAACAGATAAGGCCACTGGCTTGTCAGAAATTACCATGCCCAATGGTACCGGAATGGACTTTCTTCCGATTCCAATGGTTACAGCTGGTGTTGGTCTTCCGATGGGTTTTGAGTTAAAAGGTCGCTTTATTCCAGAGATCGATATTGAAGATGCTGGTAAGGTAGGTCTTTGGGGATTGGGGGTTCAAAAGGATATCAAGGATTATATTCCGGGAGTAAAGCATATTCCCATTTTAAATGTCTCGGCTTTGGTGGCTTATACCCATTTCTCAAGTGAGATAGATATAGAAGATGGTGGCCCTGACGGAAAACTGGAAATATCAGCTGGTGGTTTAAGTACGCGTTTGATTGTGGGAGCCAACCTTCCTGTTGTTGCTTTTTATGCCGGCATGGGATATGGAAAATCAAACAGTGATTTTAATTTGTTAGGTACCTACAACGTAGGTGATGATATTCCTGTTGTTCTGAAAGACCCTATTAAATTGGGTTATTCAACCAGTTCCTTTGATGCCAATGTGGGTATGCGAATTCGTCTGGGAGTAATTGCTTTGCATGCTGATTATACTTTAGGTGAATATAGTGCGATTACTGCTGGGTTTGGTTTGAGTTTTAGGTAG
- a CDS encoding DUF6588 family protein, giving the protein MRKTFIFLLLAVGVSIVKGQKEVVTFLQVPELSQGLAMEYLSPMGEMMHGNLHSGWYRTAKTHRFLGFDISLSMSATTTPSDQRGYYIDQIPDFQQNYILKDGSFSIAANMAGQTTDFPVIRNRTDGREIQLPKGKGEDRISLPVLSGGIGLPYNSELRVKLMPKLDMGNTGEVSQYGVGLKHSVKEYIPVLANVPVLSLAVWGSYAFMSNDIKIDYPNMGSPGQSLEGVMTGLSAKLLVGIDVPVFSAYMGLGYVSSNVDYTLKGNYYVGDPAALLEETNPLSVKYEFSRMALDFGVKAKIGMVELFAGYAPGEYGTMSLGAGVAFR; this is encoded by the coding sequence ATGAGAAAAACTTTCATATTCTTATTGTTGGCTGTGGGTGTATCTATTGTAAAGGGACAAAAGGAAGTGGTTACTTTTCTTCAGGTGCCGGAGCTTTCGCAGGGCTTAGCCATGGAATATCTGAGTCCTATGGGTGAAATGATGCATGGTAATCTGCATTCCGGTTGGTATCGAACTGCAAAAACACACCGTTTTTTAGGATTTGATATTTCGTTGAGTATGTCAGCAACAACTACTCCTTCTGATCAGAGAGGTTATTATATTGATCAGATCCCTGATTTTCAACAAAATTATATCCTCAAAGATGGTAGTTTCTCAATAGCCGCCAATATGGCGGGTCAAACCACTGACTTCCCTGTTATTAGAAATAGAACAGATGGTAGAGAGATACAATTGCCCAAAGGTAAAGGGGAAGACAGAATCTCACTTCCTGTGCTATCGGGTGGAATAGGTTTACCATATAATTCTGAGCTGAGGGTGAAGTTGATGCCTAAGCTAGATATGGGTAATACGGGTGAAGTTTCGCAATATGGGGTTGGCCTTAAACACAGTGTTAAAGAGTATATTCCTGTTTTAGCGAATGTACCAGTACTTTCGTTGGCTGTATGGGGATCTTATGCTTTTATGTCAAATGATATAAAGATAGACTATCCGAATATGGGTAGCCCTGGTCAGTCGTTGGAAGGCGTGATGACTGGCTTAAGTGCTAAACTGTTAGTCGGGATAGATGTGCCTGTTTTTTCAGCATATATGGGCCTTGGCTATGTTTCTTCAAATGTTGATTATACTTTAAAAGGAAATTATTATGTGGGTGACCCTGCTGCTCTCTTGGAAGAAACAAACCCGCTGTCAGTAAAGTATGAATTCAGTAGGATGGCGTTGGATTTCGGTGTGAAAGCGAAAATAGGAATGGTAGAGTTGTTTGCCGGTTATGCACCGGGTGAGTACGGAACCATGAGCTTGGGGGCTGGAGTGGCTTTTAGATAA
- a CDS encoding sugar transferase — MQNVKTTKTNSNGVNLKAIDEHVGRQLNMYKNNLIKRMSKKVYGFISQTVPLYSDKVRVEESYCPQNYYTIEKPLLGIVDVAPINSAGNINQYLFQLNDHIPEATIFVGCCAIADLKNKKDKHFRDQNPYLKSLKHKKFIGKAEALGRLVYAGFSIIDFKEIEGLLYFMTMKVKKAPEKQEGCSSGFLFSMTRVGREGKELKVFKIRTMHPYSQYLQDYVVRLNGYNAVGKPAGDFRLTSWGKFFRKYWLDELPQLVNLFKGELALVGVRPLSRTRFSELPNEVQELRVKFKPGCIPPYVSLLMPDSSGNIEAERIYMSEKLKKGFRTDIKYFFLAMWNILTGRITSS, encoded by the coding sequence ATGCAAAACGTAAAAACTACAAAAACCAATTCCAATGGTGTAAATTTAAAAGCCATAGATGAGCATGTGGGGCGACAGCTCAATATGTATAAAAATAATTTGATTAAGCGTATGTCGAAGAAGGTATATGGGTTTATCTCTCAAACTGTACCTTTATACTCTGATAAAGTAAGAGTAGAGGAATCATATTGTCCTCAAAATTATTATACAATAGAAAAACCATTGTTGGGTATTGTGGATGTGGCTCCCATTAACTCAGCAGGTAATATTAATCAATATTTATTTCAATTAAATGACCATATTCCTGAAGCCACTATTTTTGTAGGGTGTTGCGCTATTGCTGACTTGAAGAATAAAAAAGATAAGCATTTTAGAGATCAAAATCCATATCTGAAGAGTTTAAAGCATAAGAAGTTTATTGGTAAAGCCGAAGCATTGGGTCGTTTGGTTTATGCAGGATTTTCTATTATAGACTTTAAAGAAATTGAGGGACTGCTTTACTTTATGACTATGAAGGTGAAAAAAGCACCAGAGAAGCAAGAAGGATGTAGCAGTGGATTTTTATTTTCCATGACCAGGGTTGGGCGTGAAGGAAAAGAATTGAAGGTTTTTAAGATTAGGACAATGCATCCTTATTCGCAATACCTGCAGGATTATGTGGTTCGTTTAAATGGATATAACGCTGTTGGAAAGCCTGCTGGTGATTTTCGCCTTACTTCGTGGGGAAAATTCTTTAGGAAGTATTGGTTGGATGAATTGCCTCAGCTGGTTAATCTTTTTAAAGGGGAGCTTGCTTTGGTAGGCGTGAGACCATTAAGTCGTACGCGTTTTTCAGAACTCCCTAATGAGGTTCAGGAGTTACGGGTGAAATTTAAGCCTGGTTGTATTCCTCCGTATGTATCCCTTTTAATGCCTGATTCTTCAGGTAATATAGAAGCGGAAAGGATTTATATGAGCGAAAAACTAAAAAAAGGTTTTAGAACCGATATTAAATATTTCTTTTTAGCCATGTGGAATATTCTTACTGGTCGTATTACAAGCTCTTAG
- a CDS encoding SPOR domain-containing protein, whose product MMERTHSVVSESDMSKILKAHSYIAQGNEILFADFVYPKDSLFRQGLTYVELSENLYAGKRVSRLLFETKDYYRTGFESMLTVYGRYINQYLGETNSLYYKKISALKDSVDMYVSHAEEMRGKSLVSAQLRKGGEQIHVSNIQYQQAVLFCLQALDLIEKESALQTQKKGSAVVQDTVGAKVVRQAPTPVKEEKGRFLESSGTEKVYTDLLLVSEEKEVLAVEKEDRAESLVEETRQQKQVVYYTVQIMADKAPVSESRIKQVYSGKYPIVENKGDGWYRYSFGKFGTFSAAKKALVQSNTKGYIVAYRGGDRISLSEAKAWLIQ is encoded by the coding sequence ATGATGGAGAGAACGCACTCAGTGGTATCTGAAAGTGATATGTCAAAAATTTTAAAAGCACATTCTTATATTGCCCAGGGCAATGAAATATTGTTTGCTGATTTCGTTTACCCTAAGGATAGTTTATTCAGACAAGGTCTTACTTATGTTGAACTTTCTGAAAATTTATACGCAGGCAAACGGGTGAGCAGGTTGTTGTTCGAAACCAAGGATTATTACCGAACAGGTTTTGAAAGTATGCTGACTGTGTATGGACGGTATATAAATCAATATTTAGGTGAAACAAACAGTCTGTATTATAAAAAGATAAGCGCATTGAAAGATTCTGTGGATATGTATGTATCTCATGCAGAAGAGATGCGAGGTAAAAGTCTTGTAAGCGCCCAATTGAGAAAAGGGGGAGAGCAGATTCATGTTTCTAATATTCAATATCAACAGGCAGTGCTGTTTTGCCTACAAGCACTTGATTTAATAGAAAAAGAAAGTGCGCTCCAAACGCAGAAAAAAGGATCTGCTGTTGTTCAGGATACTGTAGGTGCGAAAGTGGTTCGTCAAGCACCCACCCCTGTGAAGGAGGAAAAAGGAAGGTTTTTAGAAAGTTCAGGAACAGAAAAAGTGTATACAGATTTGCTCTTGGTGTCAGAAGAAAAGGAAGTTCTTGCGGTTGAAAAAGAAGATAGAGCTGAATCTTTAGTTGAGGAGACCAGGCAGCAGAAGCAAGTGGTGTATTATACGGTGCAGATTATGGCGGATAAGGCTCCTGTCTCAGAATCACGTATCAAGCAGGTCTATTCTGGAAAATATCCGATTGTTGAAAATAAAGGTGACGGTTGGTATCGGTATAGTTTTGGAAAGTTTGGAACTTTCAGTGCAGCAAAAAAGGCTTTAGTACAATCTAATACCAAAGGTTACATTGTTGCTTATAGAGGAGGTGACAGAATTTCATTAAGTGAAGCAAAGGCCTGGTTAATACAATAA